From Coriobacteriia bacterium, a single genomic window includes:
- a CDS encoding prepilin peptidase, whose amino-acid sequence MAQFGWPALAFVLGLVFGSFANVVIWRYPRGESLSFPPSRCPACEHPIAWYDNVPVLSWLVLRGRCRGCGGRISARYPVVELSSGLLWLLALVLYGPTLRTLFAIAFFYLLLILAMIDLDTYRLPNALVGLLAGVGVAGVITSFVAGTSALPLLLAAEGPLSSPVLFAVLGAVAASGLSLGIALVYERTRKREGFGMGDVKLLAAMGPFLGLYTLLVLFAASVIGAFVGVAAARRSPDGLAARVPFGPFLALGAVIVTVFGPAAWDWYASLLA is encoded by the coding sequence GTGGCACAGTTCGGCTGGCCGGCACTCGCCTTCGTGCTCGGCCTTGTCTTCGGCAGCTTCGCCAACGTCGTGATCTGGCGCTACCCGCGTGGCGAGTCGCTCTCGTTTCCGCCGTCGCGCTGTCCCGCGTGCGAACACCCCATCGCCTGGTACGACAACGTTCCGGTGCTGTCTTGGCTGGTGCTTCGAGGCCGCTGCCGTGGTTGCGGCGGTCGCATCTCGGCCCGCTACCCGGTGGTCGAGCTGTCCTCCGGTCTGCTGTGGCTGCTTGCGTTGGTGCTCTACGGACCCACACTGCGCACACTCTTCGCTATCGCCTTCTTCTACCTGTTGTTGATCCTGGCGATGATCGACCTGGACACGTATCGGCTTCCGAACGCGCTCGTAGGTCTGCTGGCCGGCGTGGGGGTGGCTGGCGTTATCACGTCATTCGTGGCGGGCACATCGGCGCTTCCGCTGCTACTTGCCGCTGAGGGGCCGCTATCCAGCCCGGTGCTCTTCGCGGTTCTCGGTGCCGTGGCGGCATCGGGTCTGTCTTTGGGCATCGCGCTCGTTTACGAGCGTACGCGCAAGCGCGAGGGTTTCGGCATGGGCGACGTGAAGCTTCTGGCCGCGATGGGCCCCTTTCTTGGTTTGTACACGCTGCTGGTCCTGTTCGCTGCGAGTGTGATCGGGGCGTTTGTGGGCGTTGCGGCGGCCAGGCGCTCGCCTGATGGGCTTGCCGCGCGCGTCCCCTTCGGCCCCTTTCTTGCTCTCGGTGCCGTCATCGTCACGGTGTTCGGTCCCGCCGCATGGGATTGGTACGCATCCTTGTTGGCGTGA